One Catharus ustulatus isolate bCatUst1 chromosome 20, bCatUst1.pri.v2, whole genome shotgun sequence DNA window includes the following coding sequences:
- the GALR2 gene encoding galanin receptor type 2, with protein sequence MNGSLAGSGAGWQPESVIIPLVYFVIFLVGTVGNSLVLAVLLRNGQVKNTTNLFILNLGVADLCFILFCVPFQATIYTLEGWVFGPFMCKAVHFFIYLTMYASSFTLATVSLDRYLAIRYPLHSRELRTPRNALLAICLIWGLSFIFSGPYLTYYQEFQLANLTVCHPIWEISQRKIMDICTFIFSYIIPVLILSLTYVRTIRYLWRSVDPLQDMSESKKAKRKVTMMIIIVAVLFCLCWLPHHLVILCMWFGYFPLNHSTYVLRILSHVISYANSCVNPIVYALVSKHFRKGFKKIFSCLLHKKAAHKVHVAQAANTVSTLEAELSEVTQLSEALPGHSAVRCRVSAQPWGEAELVGQQQRADGSSVTFNIS encoded by the exons ATGAACGGCTCGCTGGCGGGCTCCGGGGCGGGCTGGCAGCCCGAGTCCGTGATCATCCCACTCGTGTACTTCGTCATCTTCCTCGTGGGCACGGTGGGCAACAGCCTGGTCCTGGCCGTGCTGCTGCGCAATGGGCAGGTGAAGAACACAACCAACCTCTTCATCCTCAACCTGGGGGTGGCTGACCTCTGCTTCATCCTCTTCTGCGTCCCTTTCCAAGCCACCATCTACACCCTGGAGGGATGGGTCTTCGGGCCCTTCATGTGCAAGGCCGTCCACTTCTTCATCTACCTCACCATGTATGCCAGCAGCTTCACCCTGGCCACCGTCTCCCTCGACAG GTACTTGGCCATACGATACCCTCTGCACTCCAGGGAGCTGAGGACACCCAGGAACGCCCTCCTGGCCATTTGTCTCATCTGGGGGCTCTCCTTTATCTTCTCGGGCCCTTACCTCACCTACTACCAGGAGTTCCAGCTGGCCAACCTGACCGTGTGCCACCCCATCTGGGAGATCTCCCAGCGCAAGATCATGGACATCTGCACCTTCATCTTCAGCTACATCATCCCGGTGCTCATCCTGAGCCTCACTTACGTGCGGACTATTCGCTACCTCTGGCGCTCTGTGGACCCTCTCCAAGACATGTCAGAATCCAAGAAGGCCAAGAGGAAGGTTACCATGATGATCATCATTGTTGCTGTCCTGTTCTGCCTCTGCTGGCTGCCCCATCACCTGGTCATCCTCTGCATGTGGTTTGGGTACTTCCCCCTGAACCACTCCACGTACGTGCTCCGCATCCTCTCGCACGTCATCTCCTACGCCAACTCCTGCGTGAACCCCATCGTCTACGCCCTGGTCTCCAAACACTTTCGCAAGGGTTTCAAGAAGATCttcagctgcctcctgcacaAGAAGGCAGCACACAAGGTGCACGTGGCCCAGGCTGCCAACACGGTCAGCACgctggaggcagagctcagtgaggTGACCCAGCTGAGCGAAGCGCTGCCCGGCCACTCCGCTGTGCGCTGCAGGGTCTCCgcacagccctggggggaggcagagctggtgggacagcagcagagagcagatgGCTCCTCTGTCACCTTCAATATCAGCTAG